The genomic DNA ATCCAGCGCTGGAAGTCCAGCGGGTCGCTGGCGAACTTCTGGTTGGGCATGAACCACTGGAACATCCCAAACAACGTCAGCGGAGTGTACGGAATGTGGTAATGACCGAAGGCATCGAAGCCGCGCGACGTCGCCTGCCCGTTGTTCAGGATCGCCTGCCACGCCGCTGTCTGCGGTCCGAACGTATTAACCAACGGGTAGCACGGTGTGGCTGTGCTACAGGTGTTACCGGCGAACGTTCCCGAGGTGATCGCTTTGCCGGTGGGGAAGCCGAAGGCGTCGGCCGGCCCGCTGCCCGACCATAGATTGGACGCTCCAAAGGCGTTGTAACCGTAGTCGAACTCTCCGGCTATGCCCCACTGATCGGTGTAGTAGTGCAGCAGCGCCGCCACGCGCTCGATATGCGCGTTGCCGCCCTTGAGCGCGGCCGGCAAATCGACCGTGTCCGGAGCGGTGTTGCCATAGCCGTAATTGAAGAAGCCGGTGATGCCGAGCCCGTCGAAGCGCCATAGCGCGCCGAATGGATAGGCAGACAGCCGCGCCATGAACTGTTTGGTATCGGTCTGCTCGAAGGCGTGAAAGCTGGCGTTGGTGTATGCGCCGATATCATAGTCGAGGTACATCCGTTCGTCGCCGAACGGCTTGACCGGCCCCTGCATCGAGACGCCGACCTGGGTCGAAGACAGGCTGAGGTAGTTCCACGGCGTCAGGTTGACGTAGCGGAAGCCGTAGAGGTCCTCCTCCCAGGCAACCAGTGGGTTAGCTATCTCGCCGATCGAAACCGTGCCGCCTTTGAGCGCCGGCACATCGTTCCACAGCCCGTTGTAGGTGAGGCTCGCGTACTTCATGCGCACGCCGAGGTTGCCGTCCAGGTTGCTGCCGAACCCGGTGACCTGGCCGATCTTGTCGTTGGCCGAGCCGATGGTCTTGTACATGTTGGGTGTCAGACGCAGCGTCCAGTCCTTGGTCGGGAAGAAGAAGAAGTTGAGATAGGTGCGCGTGAGGTCGAACGAATTGTAGTTGTTGTTACCCGGTCCGGGATTGGTCAGCTGGGTCATCTCCTGCGGCTGAAATCCAGTGTTGTTGTAGAAGCGGTAATCGCCGTACACCAGTGCGCCGACCCGGAACTTGTCTTGAAAGTTGTCCAGATAACTTTTCCACGCCGGTTCCATCTTGTTGACCTGCTGCGCAAGCGCGGCGTTCTGCTCGGCTAGCTGCGCTGAGGTCTGTTGGACCTGCGTCTGGATCTGCTCGCGGGTCTTGGCCTCGACCTTCTGTTCGACCTGCTGCGCGATCGCGCTGGCGTCGGTCGTGCTCAACACAAGCGGCGTACGCCCCTTGCCCGGGCGAACGAAGACTTGGCCGGTGCGTTGATCGACCCATAGCTTTACCGTAGCCGACCACGCGGTGGCGGCGTCCTCGGCTGCCGCGTGGCGCGCTGGGATCGCTGCGACGACAAGCGCCGCGATCGCTATTGAAACAATACTAATTAGCCACTTACGTGTCATTGCTCCTCTCCTGAATTGGCCGCCTGAGCCGGCCGGGCAACTCCCCGGATACACAGCGTGCTGGCTGCGCCGGGATCTTCCGCCGCCATCGAGCGTGGCGGCCCCCCTCTTTGGCGACATTCTCAACGCGTCGTGTTCGCGGTCGGCGCCTGGGCGCGCTCCTCGCGTGCGCGGGCGAGTTCAAAGCTGGTGTAAACCTTGCCGTCGGAACAGACGAAACGCGCCGGCGACGAGATCGCGACGATCCCGCAGTCCTGCACCCGGATGCTCGGCGGCACCTTCACGCCTTCCTCTTTCTTCGTCAGCCGCATCCCGGTGGTATGCACAAATGGCGGCGCCCCCTCCTGCGCGGAAGGTTTGGCGGACGCCACGACCGGCGGCGGACCCCATCCCGCGGTCGAGCATCCGCCGACGCAGAGGCCGGCAACCGCTCCGACCAACAATCCCAATCCGATCTGATAAAGCGTCTTTGTCCTCATAGTTCGACTCCTGTCGAGACTGTGTATTGGGCCGCGCCGCCTATTTGGACGCGACCTCGAGTTTCTCGAGTTGCGCCTGCTCGAGTGTGACTACTTCAGGGGGGAGCGGCGCATAGTTCATCGCGGAGGCGTAACGCTGCCCCTGTTCAAGCATCCAGCTCAGGAACTTCTTTATCGCCGCGCCTTTCTTCGCATCCTCCTGACGAGCGTAAACGATCATCCAGGTAAATGAGGAAATCGGGTATGCGTCGTGGCCTGGCGCATTGACGATTGATACCCGGAAGTCCGACGGCATGTTGGATGCCGCACCCGCCGCCGCGGCGGTGACGCTCTTGAGACTCGGCATTATCCAGACGCCGTCGCGATTTTGGACCTCAGCCACCGGCTGATGGATTTGAAGCGCGTAGATCAGCGTTACGTAGCCAATCGAATATGGCGTCTGTGTGACCAGCGCGGTGACCCCCTCGTTGCCCTTGCCGCCGAGCCCGGTCGGCCACTTGAGCGCGGTTGAGGTGCCGACCTTGCTCGCCCACTCTGGGCTAATCTTGCTCAAATAGTCAGCGAAGATGTAGGTATCGCCACTGCCGTCGGACCGGTGCACGACCGTTATTGGCTTGGCGGGCAGCGTCATGCCCGGATTGAGTTGAGCAACCGCCGGGTCGCTCCACTGGGTAATCTTTCCCAGATAGATGTCGGCGATGACCGGGCCAGTAAGCCGCAGCGTGCCCTTCAACCCGGGTAAGTTATACGCAATCGACACCGCGCCGAGGACGGTCGGGAAGTGGAGCACCGGCGCGGGTGCGCGCTTGATCTGTTCCGCGGTCAGCGGCGCATCACTCGCCCCGATGTCGACGGTGCGGTTGAGCAGCATATTAATTCCGCCGCCCGAACCGATCGACTGGTAGTTGAAACGGACGGAGGGGTCGACCTTGGTGTAGGCATCGAACCACTTGGAGTAGATCGGGTAGCCGAAGGTCGAACCCGCGCCGTTGATCAGCAGCTGACTGCGTGCGGGTGTGCACCCGAGCAGGGTCAAGCCGACCGCCATCCCCACAGACAGTAGTGTTTGTCTCATTGCCTTCCTCGTTTATGGGCGCACGAACAGCAGCCCGCATAGGGAGTACAGCGTGCGCCGGATGGATTTGAAGCGCGCGCGTTACGCGCCGGTTACATCAGAATTATGCGCGATTGAATTCCTCAATCGAGGAAAATCGACCAATCTCCACCGGACGGTCACTCTTAAATCCGCGTGTCGCACGTCTCGCCCGTGCACTTGCACGCCGGCGCTCGCTCGTGAGAATTTCAATTCACGGCCCGACCGATAGGCGCCGCGCCGCACATTGCGGCCCAAAGTTCGAGGAAGCGATCCGCGATGAGTAAGGCGCTCGACGGCATCAACCTGGTTGAATTCAGCTCCAACCTCGGCGCCGCGTACGCCGCGATGTTGCTGGCCGAACAGGGAGCGCGTGCGCTGCGCGTCGAGCCGCCCGGCGGCGCGCCGTGCCGCGGCACGCCGCATTTCCACGTGCTTAATCGCAGCAAACGGGCGTTGTTTCTCGATCTCGACTCGTCTCAGGGGCGTGCGCGCGTCGAGCGGCTGCTGCGATGGGCGGACATTGCGGTGCTTGGAGATCCGCTGGCGCGAGTTCGCGCGCGTGGGCTCGATTACGCGGCGCTTTGCCGAATTAATCCCCGACTGGTGGTGCTGCACCTGCCGCCGCTTGGCAGCCGTGGTCCGCTTGCAGACTTCGACGCTGGCGACGAGCTGGTGTCAGCGCTCGGCGGCGTCTACGGCAGCCAGTGGGCGGCCAGTGGAAACCCGGTCGCGCTGCATTTTCCCGCCGCCAGCTACTCGGCGGGTGTGCTGGGTGCTGCCGCGGCGGCCGCGGCGCTGCACGCGTGCGAAAGCGGCGGCCAGGGCCAGCTGGTCGAGGTTTCGCTGCTGGCGGGCGCGTTGTCGCTCCAGACCGGCGGGGTCATGCGCCACGAGAAGATGACCCGCATGCACGAGGGGCCCGCCGATCCGCTGGGCCCAATCCCCTGCTACCGGCTGTTCCGAGCCGCTGACGGCGAATACCTCTTCATCGCGTGCGGCAATGCGACCTTCTTCAACAAGCTTGCGCTCGCGCTCGATCGGCCTGAAATGGTCGCCGACCCGCGCTTTGAGGGGGCGCCGTGGGGCGTCGCGCCGCCCCATCGCCAGACGCTCAAGGATCTGATCCAGAAGCATATCGCGACGCGCCCGCGCGCGGAGTGGTTGCGCATCCTGCGCCAGAACGACATTCCGTGCGCGCCCGTGCTGATGCGCTCTGAGTTTATCGGCGACCCGCAGGTGCGCGCGCTCGCGATGCGCCGCGAGATCGATGATCCGACGCTTGGCAAAACCTTTCAGATCGGCATTCCGGTTACGCTCAATGACACGCCCGGCGAGATCGCCGGCTCCGCCCCCGCGCTGCGCGACGATCCGGTCGTCGAAGCATGGCTCGCTGCGACGCCTGCACGGCAGTCATCGCTGGCTGGCGCAACCGCCAGGGCGGCCGGCGCGCATTCGTTCGCCCGGGGGCCGCTCGACGGCGTGCTGGTGCTCGACTTTTGTAGCTACATCGCGGGTTCCTACGGCCCGATGATTCTGAGCCAGATGGGCGCCGAGGTTATCAAGATCGAAAGCCTCGAGGGCGACGCGTTTCGCCACTTCGGCTTCGGTTTCCTGGGATGGAACCAGGGCAAGCGCGCACTCGCGCTCGACCTCGCCTCGGCGGAGGGGCGCGAGATCGTGCACGGCCTGGTGCGCCGTGCGGGTATCGTGGTCGAAAACCTGCGGCCGGGGCGGATGCGCCGATTCGGAATGGATTACGAGGCGCTGGCCGCGCTCAACCCGCGCCTCATCTTCATGTCGGTCAACGGCTTCGGCAACCACGGCCCCGAGCACAACCAGCCCGGCTTCGATCCGCTGTTGCAAGCGCGCTCGGGCGTGATGGCGGCCGAGGGCGGACACGGCCATCCGCCGCTCTACCTGACCTGCGCGATCTGCGACTACGGCGCGGCGATGCTGTCGGCGTTCGGATGCGTACTGGCGCTGCGCGCGCGCGAGCGCACCGGGCGCGGGCAGTTCTGCGAGACCTCGCTGTTGCAATCGTCGATGGCGTTCCAGGCGGGCGAGTTCATCTTTTATGACGGCCGGCCCGACCTCGAGAACAGCCGCCCCGAATCGCGTGGCCGCTCGGCGCTTTGCCGCGCCTACCAGTGCCGCGACGATGGATGGTTGTTCGTTGACGCGAAGGCTCCGGCGCATTGGGACGCGCTGTGCCAGATATGCGGAATCAGCGCCGCCGCCTCCTTTGCCGCGGCGGCGGCAGAGCCTGAGGACGGCACGGTCGCGTCGGCGCTGGCCGAGGCCTTCGCGCGGATGGAGCGCGCCGCCGCGCTCGATGCGTTGGGCAGAGCGGGCGTCCCCGCAATCAGCGTGCATCGCTACGGCGATCTGTTCGACGACCCGCAGGTCCGCGCGAACGATCTCCTCGCCGAGCTACATCACTCGCAGTGGGGCGCGGTCGTACAGACCGGACTGCTCGCGAAGTTCTCGGCGACGCCGGGCCGCGTTGAGCGCGCCGCGCCGCTGCTCGGCGAGCATACTGACGAGATTCTCGCCCGCTACCTCGGCTACGACCGCGAGCGCATCGCCGACCTGCGCCGGCGCCGGATTGTCAAATAGCGGCCCGGCGCGCCGCTCACCCCCGGGGCGGCAATTGCGCTAGGGTACCCCGAGACGGACCGAGAGGCCGTACAATGCGGCTGCGCCCGCGCCCGGCGTGGCGATCCCGGTCCACACGAGGTGCGCGATGGCCAACAAGGAGCTGCTCGAATTCGACGTTGCCGCGCTGGCGCCGAAACTGCGCGCCAAGGAGATTTCGCCGGTCGAGCTGACGCAGGCCTACCTCGATCGGATCGAGGAGGTCGAGGAGCGCGTGCTTTCCTACATCACGGTGACGGCCGACGCCGCGCGCGAGATGGCGCGCAAGGCCGAGGCGGAGATTGCGGCCGGGCGCTGGCGCGGTCCCTTCCACGGCGTGCCGATCGGGCTCAAGGACCTCTGCTACACCCGCAGCATTCTGACCACGGGTGGCTCGAAGATCCTCGCCGACTTCGTGCCTGGCTACGACTGCACGGTATGGTCGCGGTTGGCGCAGGCCGGCGCGGTGCTGCTCGGCAAGCTCAACCTGCACGAGTTCGCCTACGGCGCGACCTCCAACAATCCGCACTGGGGCGCCGTTCATAACCCCTACCATCTCGACCACATCCCGGGCGGATCGAGCGGCGGTTCCGCCGCCGCGATCGTCGCGCGCACCGCCGCCGCAACGATCGGCACCGATACTGGCGGCTCGATCCGGATCCCGGCGGCGTGCTGCGGATGCGTCGGGCTCAAACAAACCTGGGGCCGGGTCAGCCGCTGGGGCGTGATGCCGCTTGCCGACACGCTCGACCATACCGGGCCGATCACGCGCAGCGTGCGCGACGCCGCGCTGATGCTCAACGTAATCGCCGGCCACGATCCCAACGACGCGACCTCGAGCTGCGAGCCGGTGCCCGACTACACCGGCCGCCTCGGCGGTGACCTTAAAGGGGTGCGCGTCGGTGTGATCCGCGAGCTCAACTCCGGTCTCTCCGACGACGTCGCGCGCGTGTTCGGCGCGGCGCAAAGGCAGCTCGAGGAGCTCGGCGCGACGGTCGAGGAAGTCTCGGTGCCGGCGCTGGCCGAAGGCGCGATGGTCACGATGGTGGTGCTGATGGCCGAGGCGCTGGAGTTCCACGAGCAGTGGATCCGCGAGCGCTCGGCCGACTACGGCGCCGATGTGCGCTCGCTGCTCGAGATTTCGATGACGATCACGGCGGCCAACTACGTCCGCGCCCAGCGCGAGCGCAACCTGATGCTGGCCGACACGATGCGCGCGCTCGAGGGCCGGGCGGCGCTGCTCGCGCCGACGCTTGCGGCCACGGCACCGCGGATCGACGACGCGCAGTACGACGTGATCTCCAACATGGTGCGCTTCACCGGCCCGTTCAACGCCACCGGCCAGCCGGTGGTCGCGATTCCCATCGGGCTTTCGCGCGACGCGATGCCGTTGTCGATGCAGATAATCGGCAGGCCGTTCGACGAGGTAACGGTATTGCAGGTGGCCGACGCGTACGAACGCGCGCGCGGCCCGCTGGCGGCGCCCAAGCTGTAAGGCGATAAGGCAACGCCGGCGCGGAGGCGATCACGATGGCAAAGAGTCTCGGAATTTCGCTCGCCCCTTTCTCCGGAATCCCATATCCGGACCTGACCCGGCTCGCGTGCGAAGCCGAGGACACCGGATTCAGCGGCGTCTTTATCCCGGAAGCCGCCAACGACGGCCTGATGTGCTGCTATGCGATCGCGCGCGCGACCAGCCGGATCACGATCGCCACCTGGATCGTCAACATCTACTTCCGTGAGCCGGCGCTGTGCGCGGCGGCGAGTGAGATGGTGCAGACCGAGTCCGGTGGACGTTTCATCCTGGGCCTCGGCGTCAGCCATCGCCCGGCGATGGAGTCGCTGGGCATCCAGATGGGCAACGCGCGCGACCGGCTGCGCGCCTACACCGCGTTTCTGCGCAAGGCGCTCGCCGGCGAGCCGGTCGGCGCGTTCGGCCGCGCCTACCGCAAGCCGGCCAAGCCGGTGCCGATCTACTTTGCCGCGCTCGCGCTGGAGACCGCGCGGCTGGGCGGCGAGATTGCCGACGGCCTGATGCTCTACCTGGCCTCGCCCGAGCGGATGCGCGCGTCGGCCGCAGTCGCGCACGCCGCCGCGCGTGCGGCCGGACGCCAGCCGTCCGACGTCGCGATTACGATGGGCGTGCCGGCGTTTATCGACGACGATCGCGTCCGCGCGCTCGACGCGGCCCGCCGCGCGCTTTCCTTCTACGCCTCGCTGCCGTTCTACAACCGGCTGCTTGCGCGCAGCGGCTTCGCGGCCGAGGCGGCGCGCGTGATGGAGGCGGCGAAGCGGCGCGACGCCTCCGCGATGGCGGCGGCGCTGACGGACAAGATGGCCGACACGGTCGCGTTGATCGGGCCGCCCGCGCGATGTGTGGAGCGGCTCGCCGAGTATCGCGCTGCGGGCGCCGAGCTGCCGATCATCGTTCCCAACCAGGTCGGCGACGACTACCTGACCACCGTGCGCAAGGCGCTAAAAGTCTTCACGGCAACACTCTGAGTGGGTAACACGGAGGAAATGACGATGGCACGGCTGACACCCGAGACGGTCAAGGCGATGGCGAAGGAGCTGTACGGCTACGAGATGTCGGACGAGAGCGCAGGCGCGGTCGCCAACGCGGCGGGTGCGATGGTGACCAACGCGCGGCGGCTCGGCAATCTCGACCTCGCCGGCGTGCAGCCGCCCTTCGGCTATCCGATCCTGCTGGCCGAGGCCGAACGCATCCGCAAGCGCGGCTGAGCGATGTCGCACGACGAGCTGCTGAGTTTCGACGTTGCGGCGCTCGGCGAGGCGATCCGCGCCCGGCGGATCTCGCCGGTCGAGCTGACCGAGGCGTATCTCGGCCGGATCGAGCTGCTCGACAAGCGCGTCAACGCCTACATCACGGTCACCGCCGAGCGCGCCCGCGCCGACGCCGCGCGCGCCGAGGCCGAGGTTGCGGCGGGCAACTGGCGCGGGCCGTTTCACGGCGTGCCGGTCGCGCTCAAGGACCTCTGCTACACACGCGGAATTCGCACCAGCGCGGGCGCGAAGATTCTTGCCGACTTTGTTCCCGAGTACGACTCGACGGTGTGGGCGCGGCTTGCGGCCGCGGGCGCGGTCCTGCTCGGCAAACTCAACATGCACGAGTTCGCCAACGGCGCGAGCTCAACCAACCCGCACTTCGGCGCGGTGCGCAATCCCTACAACCTCGACCATATCCCCGGCGGATCGAGCGGCGGCTGCGGTACGGCGATCGTTGCACGCACCGCGGCGGCGACGATCGGCACCGACACCGGCGGCTCGATCCGGATTCCGGCGGCGTTTTGTGGATGCGTCGGCCTCAAGCAGACGTGGGGCCGGGTCAGCCGCTACGGGGTGATTCCGCTGAGCGACACGCTCGACCACGCCGGGCCGATCGCACGCACGGTGCGCGACGCCGCGCTGATGCTCAACGTGATCGCCGGCCACGACCCCAACGACGCGACCTCCAGCCGCGAGCCGGTGCCCGATTACACAAGCCGCCTTGAGGCGGGCGTGCGCGGGATGCGTCTGGGCGTGATCACGGAATTGACCGTCGGCACATCGGACGAGGTGCTCGATTCGTTCCGCGCCGCATTAAAGGTGCTTGAATCACTCGGCGCCGCGCTCGAGGAGGTTTCGATTCCGGCGATCGAGTCGGGGATCGCGCTTGCCACCGCGATCATGTCGCCCGAGGCGTTCGACTTCCATCGCCGATGGTTCCCCGAGCGCGCGGACGACTACGGCGCCGACGTGCGGCGCACGATGGAGACCGCGGGGGTGATGCCGGCGACCGGTTATATCCGGGCGCAGCGGATGCGCGCGGGGTTGCTCGCCCGCGTGCTCGAAGCGATGGAAGGGCGGGCGGCGCTGCTCGCGCCGACCGCAGGAATCGAGCCTCCGCTAGTCAGTAACCTCGGACGCGTGCTGGCGACGCCGGGTGGAGGAACGGTGAACCTCGTGTCCGCAGTGCTGCGCTTCACCGCGCCGTTCAACGTCACCGGCCAGCCCACGCTCGCGATTCCGACGGGGCTCTCGCGCGCCGGGCTGCCGCTCTCGATGCAGGTCGTCGGGCGACCGTTCGACGAGTTGACTGTGCTCCAGGTCGGTGCGGCCTACGAACGCGCCCGCGTGCCGCTCCCGCCGCCGGCGCTCTAGCCGCGCCGGGAGGCCGCACGGGCTATCTGGATCCGCGAATTCCTCAGGCCTCGTCCTCGCCGTCGCCGTTTGAGGTCGCGCCGTTGCTTTCGTCCTCTTCGCGTTCGGCGAGTCCGGCAACCGCGCGCACGCGCTCGCCAGCATCGAGCTTGACCAGCCGCACGCCCTGCGCGTTGCGCCCGGTGATCCGCACGGTGCCGACGTCGAGCCGGATCACCTTGCCGCCGTCGGTGATCAGTACCACCTGGTCGTCCGAGCCAACCTGGCGCACGCTTACCACCTTGCCGGTCTTGTCGGTGACGTTCATCGTGATCACGCCCTTGCCGCCGCGATGGGTGAGCCGGTACTCGGAGGCGGCGGTGCGTTTGCCGAAGCCCAGTTCGGAGACGGTGAGCAGGGTTTCGTCTTCGCGCACGGTCGCGATCGAGACGACCTCGTCGTTGACCAGGGTGACGTTCTTGCCCTCGCGCACGCTGTACGACTCGAGCTCCATCCCGGCCACGCCGTAGGTCGCGCGGCCCATCGCGCGCACCTCGTCCTCCTTGAAGCGGATCGCCTGGCCCTCGCGGGTCGAGAGCACGATCTGCTGGTTGCCGTCGGTGATGCGCACGCCGACCAGCTCGTCGCCCTTTTCGAGGTTGATCGCGATGATCCCGCTCGAGCGCACGTTGTCGTACTCGGACAGCGCGGTCTTTTTCACCATCCCGCGCCGCGTGGCGAAGAACAGGTACTTGCCCTCGGTGTCCTTGGGTACCGGAATGAAGGCCTCGAGCCGCTCGTTGTCCGCGAGGCTCAGAAGATTGGCGATCGAGCGTCCCTTGGCCGCGCGTCCGCCCTCGGGCACCTCGTAGGCCTTGAGTTCATACACCTTGCCCGCGCTGGTGAAGAACATCAGGCGGTCGTGGGTGCCGACTGGCACCAGGTGCTCGACGAAGTCGGCCTCGCCGGTGGCCGCGCCGATCTTGCCGCGTCCGCCGCGTCGCTGGGTGCGGTAGAGCGACAGCGGGGTGCGCTTGATGTAGCCGCCATGGGTGACGGTGACCAGCACATCCTCGTCGACGATCAGGTCCTCGACCGAGAAGTCGCCCTCGGCCTCCACGATCTGGGTGCGGCGCGCATCGCCGAACTCCTTTTTGATCTCCTCGATCTCGGAAGCCATCAGCTTGTTCATCTCGCGCTCGTCGCTGAGCAACTTGCGCAGGCGCGCGATGGTCTCCTCGACCTCCTTGTGCTCGGCCTGGATCTTGTCGCGCTCCAGCGAGGTCAGCCGGCGCAGGGTGAGGTCGAGGATCGCCTGGGCCTGGAGCTGGGTCAGCCCGAAGCGGGTCATCAGCCCCGTGCGCGCCGTCTCGGCGTCCTTGGAGGAGCGGATGAGCTTGATCACCTCGTCGAGGTTGCGCAGGGCGATGAGCAGGCCTTCGAGAATGTGCAGCCGCGCCTCGGCCTGGCGCAGATCGAATTGCGCGCGGCGGGTGAGCACGTGGCGGCGATGGTTGAGGAACTCGCCCAGCATCTCGAGCAGGCTGAGCTCCTTGGGCCGCCCCTCGTGGATCGCCAGCATGATGAGCCCGTAGCTCTGCTGCATCTGGGTCATCTTGTAGAGCTGGTTGAGCACGATCCTGGGCTCGGCGTCGCGCTTGAGCTCGATCACGATGCGCATGCCGTCGCGGTCGGACTCGTCGCGCAGGTCGCTTACGCCGTCGATGCGGCGGTCGTTGACGAGCTCGGCAATGCGCTCGATGAGCCGGGTCTTGTTCACCTGGTAGGGAATCTCACGCACGATGATCGAGGCGCGCCCGGTGCGCTTGTCGGTCTCGATCACCGCCAGCGCGCGCATCACCAGCGAGCCGCGACCGCTGAGATAGGCCTGGCGGATCGCCTGGCGCCCGAGCAGCAGGCCGCCGGTAGGAAAGTCGGGGCCGGGGATGATGTCGAGCACCTGCTCGAGCGTCATCGCAGGGTTCTCGATCAGCTTGAGCAGCGCCGCGCAAACCTCGGTCAGGTTGTGCGGCGGAATATTGGTCGCCATCCCAACCGCGATCCCGTCGGCGCCGTTGATCAGCAGGTTGGGAATCTGCGCGGGCAGGACCTCTGGCTCCTGCTGCGAGCCGTCGAAGTTATCGACGAAATCGACCGTTTCCTTGTCGATGTCGGCGAGCATCCGCTCGGCCAGCCGGGTCAGCCGGCACTCGGTGTAGCGATAGGCGGCGGGCGGGTCGCCGTCGATCGAGCCGAAGTTGCCCTGGCCGTCAATCAGCGGGTAGCGCATGCTGAAGGGCTGCGCCATCCGCACCAGCGCATCGTACACCGCCATGTCGCCGTGCGGATGGTAGCGCTTGAGCACCTCGCCGACGACGCCGGCGCACTTGGAGTAGCGGCGCGTGCTGAGCAGCCCCTCGCGGAACATTGCGTAGAGGATGCGGCGATGGACCGGCTTGAGCCCGTCTCGCAGGTCGGGGAGCGCACGCCCGATATTCACCGACATCGCGTAGTCCAGATAGGACTGCCGCATGTCATCTTCGATGTTCAGTCGTGCCGGTTCGTTGCGAGGGGGTTCCTGACCGTTTGGGGTGCCTGCCATTGCCTTTTATTTTCCGATTTCAGCTTATTTGGATTTCGCTCCCTACAAGACTGAGGCGAACGACCTAACCGTCCGACCCGTTCGCGGGGGAGCGGTTGGGGGTCAGGTCGCACGCCATCCAAGATTTTCCCTTGGACGGGGAGAGGAGACAGAGTTGGCGGTCAAATGTCGAGGTTGCGGACGTTGAGCGCGTTCTCCTCGATGAACTGGCGGCGCGGCTCGACCTGATCGCCCATCAGCTTCTGGAACATCTCCTCGGCCTCTTCCTGCGAGCCGATCTGCACACGCAGCATCGTGCGCGTCTCCGGATTAATCGTGGTTTCCCACAACTGCTCCGGATTCATCTCACCCAGCCCCTTGTAGCGCTGGATTTCGACCCCCTTCTGGCCCGCCTGGAGAACCGCGTCGGCCACCGCCTTGAGCGAATCGACCGTGCGCTCCTCATCCCCGCTCCTGAGCTTGTAAGGCGGCTGGGTGGCTTCGAGATCGGCGTTGAGGCGGCGAATCTCGCGCAGCTCGCCCGAGCGCATCAGCGCGACGTCGATCACGGTGGGCGCGGTAGCGCCGTTCTTTGCATGGCTCAGGATCGCCTTGAAGTTGCCGTCGTGGTCGGGCTCGACGCGGTGAATCAGGTTTAGCGCCCTGAGCTCGGCGACGATCGCCCGCGCGAGCTTGTCGAGCTGATCACGGTCGCGGAAGACGTCGTCGCCGGCGCGCTTGTCGGCGGCAAGCCGCGCGAGCGCTTCGACCACCGCGCGCTCCTTGGAGCGGCGCGCGAGCCCTTCGTACATCCGCTCGCGCGCGAGCGCTTTGCGCACCAGCGTCTTGAGCGGCGCGCCGCGCAGCTCGCGCGCCTCCTTGCCCTTGCCGGTCTGGAGCGTGAGCGCCTCGGCGCCGAGGTCGGTCAGATAGTCCTCGAGCGCGGCCTCGTCCTTGAGATAGCGCTCCTGCTTGCCCTTTTTGGCGCGGAACAGCGGCGGCTGCGCGATATAGAGGTAGCCGCCCTCTATGATCTCCAGGAACTGGCGGAAGAAGAGGGTGAGCAGCAGGGTGCGGATGTGCGAGCCGTCAACGTCGGCGTCGGTCATGATCACGATCGTGTGATAGCGCAGCTTCGAGACGTCCTTCTCGTCCGCCACGCCCATCCCGAGCGCAGTGATCAGCGTGCGCAACTCGGCCGAGGAGAGCATCTTGTCGATGCGCGCGCGCTCGACGTTGAGGATCTTGCCGCGCAACGGCAGGATCGCCTGGGTGCGGCGGTCACGCCCCTGCTTGGCCGAGCCGCCGGCCGAGTCGCCCTCGACGATAAACAGCT from Candidatus Binataceae bacterium includes the following:
- a CDS encoding amidase → MSHDELLSFDVAALGEAIRARRISPVELTEAYLGRIELLDKRVNAYITVTAERARADAARAEAEVAAGNWRGPFHGVPVALKDLCYTRGIRTSAGAKILADFVPEYDSTVWARLAAAGAVLLGKLNMHEFANGASSTNPHFGAVRNPYNLDHIPGGSSGGCGTAIVARTAAATIGTDTGGSIRIPAAFCGCVGLKQTWGRVSRYGVIPLSDTLDHAGPIARTVRDAALMLNVIAGHDPNDATSSREPVPDYTSRLEAGVRGMRLGVITELTVGTSDEVLDSFRAALKVLESLGAALEEVSIPAIESGIALATAIMSPEAFDFHRRWFPERADDYGADVRRTMETAGVMPATGYIRAQRMRAGLLARVLEAMEGRAALLAPTAGIEPPLVSNLGRVLATPGGGTVNLVSAVLRFTAPFNVTGQPTLAIPTGLSRAGLPLSMQVVGRPFDELTVLQVGAAYERARVPLPPPAL
- the gyrA gene encoding DNA gyrase subunit A, with protein sequence MAGTPNGQEPPRNEPARLNIEDDMRQSYLDYAMSVNIGRALPDLRDGLKPVHRRILYAMFREGLLSTRRYSKCAGVVGEVLKRYHPHGDMAVYDALVRMAQPFSMRYPLIDGQGNFGSIDGDPPAAYRYTECRLTRLAERMLADIDKETVDFVDNFDGSQQEPEVLPAQIPNLLINGADGIAVGMATNIPPHNLTEVCAALLKLIENPAMTLEQVLDIIPGPDFPTGGLLLGRQAIRQAYLSGRGSLVMRALAVIETDKRTGRASIIVREIPYQVNKTRLIERIAELVNDRRIDGVSDLRDESDRDGMRIVIELKRDAEPRIVLNQLYKMTQMQQSYGLIMLAIHEGRPKELSLLEMLGEFLNHRRHVLTRRAQFDLRQAEARLHILEGLLIALRNLDEVIKLIRSSKDAETARTGLMTRFGLTQLQAQAILDLTLRRLTSLERDKIQAEHKEVEETIARLRKLLSDEREMNKLMASEIEEIKKEFGDARRTQIVEAEGDFSVEDLIVDEDVLVTVTHGGYIKRTPLSLYRTQRRGGRGKIGAATGEADFVEHLVPVGTHDRLMFFTSAGKVYELKAYEVPEGGRAAKGRSIANLLSLADNERLEAFIPVPKDTEGKYLFFATRRGMVKKTALSEYDNVRSSGIIAINLEKGDELVGVRITDGNQQIVLSTREGQAIRFKEDEVRAMGRATYGVAGMELESYSVREGKNVTLVNDEVVSIATVREDETLLTVSELGFGKRTAASEYRLTHRGGKGVITMNVTDKTGKVVSVRQVGSDDQVVLITDGGKVIRLDVGTVRITGRNAQGVRLVKLDAGERVRAVAGLAEREEDESNGATSNGDGEDEA